A region of Cheilinus undulatus linkage group 10, ASM1832078v1, whole genome shotgun sequence DNA encodes the following proteins:
- the LOC121515904 gene encoding tectonic-1-like, with protein MAASVGGFLILHLFCLLFLCTAVTSNENTTGYNFGTTVFDDRNTTFDAVENYTTTQPTQLDSSTQTSTPSSTEETDQPTLPSEPLPVSGRLLTPVTNVRRLCPCDQHKDVCDINCCCDTECGEEVSLFTSCSVETVRENQQMCSHDVASYSLQTRIDGFSEIQSSSRKETNYDVLCIQSQNRVDGFSHPSPALPTDRNFDSLFKKFTSFVFGSEESREDSSASELQTSSGYQYGDVMVTAAQNGQRGIFMLPASGVTTDCVDSSPAAFLQDQSTRCSRKVVLDQDCSGLPALSVETYTNIQLLSGKSKDAVVVSVELASIVLQSVDGTQSGLQISGDENFSPVLLNPTLCANTVLKVFYRMKYNPAGEIMNVTLSLVLGFVNEAALNLEQEFHITFVQEGQEEAVFPSSGNPGYVFGLPLVSGTKTVDGIVRSIDPRDTLSLLHSAHNQDCLGGRHQRSPILFGLDSVSGCTLRLADAVNCSQVHQVLLDVLRGPNYPQYVASFGNSALGSPLDWVPIKSNVNLGEAQSCSIPLSLHLEIQWTKYGSLVNPQAQIVSVNEIIQTNTSSLALLSAGSSILPVSTSVSFTPVSAPALPGYRAMPTFNAKLPFHFFYPFV; from the exons ATGGCGGCTTCGGTTGGAGGGTTTCTGATATTACATCTCTTCTGTTTATTGTTCTTATGCACTGCCGTCACTTCTAACGAAAATACAACGGGCTACAACTTCGGCACAACCGTATTTGATGACAGAAATACAACATTTGATGCAGTTGAAAATTATACAACTACACAACCGACACAGTTGGATTCTTCAACCCAAACATCGACGCCGAGCAGCACCGAGGAGACCGACCAACCGACCTTACCCTCCGAACCTCTGCCCGTCTCCGGCCGCCTGCTCACTCCCGTCACCAACG TCCGCAGGTTGTGTCCCTGTGATCAACACAAAGATGTGTGTGATATTAACTGCTGCTGTGACACAGAGTGTGGTGAGGAGGTGTCTCTGTTCACCAGCTGCTCTGTGGAGACTGTCAG ggaAAACCAGCAGATGTGCAGCCATGATGTAGCATCCTACTCTTTACAGACTAGGATTGACGGATTCTCAGAGATCCAGTCATCCTCCAGGAAGGAGACTAATTATGATGTCCTGTGCATTCAGTCACAGAATC GTGTTGATGGATTCTCTCATCCCTCACCTGCTCTCCCAACTGACAGAAACTTTGACTCCCTTTTCAAAAAATTTACCAGCTTTGTTTTTGGCTCAGAGGAGAGCAGGGAAGATTCATCCGCTTCAGAGCTCCAGACTTCATCTGGATATCAG TACGGAGACGTGATGGTGACAGCAGCACAGAACGGACAGAGAGGGATATTCATGCTGCCAGCTTCTGGAGTCACCACTGATTGTGTGGATAGTAGTCCTGCAG CGTTTCTACAGGATCAGAGCACTCGTTGTTCCCGGAAGGTGGTCCTGGATCAGGACTGCAGCGGTCTGCCAGCTCTCAGTGTGGAAACCTACACAAACATCCAGCTCTTATCT GGGAAGAGTAAAGATGCAGTG GTTGTGTCTGTGGAGTTGGCCTCCATTGTCCTGCAGTCTGTGGATGGGACTCAGTCCGGGCTTCAGATCAGTGGTGATGAAAACTTCAGCCCAGTTCTCCTGAATCCGACCCTCTGTGCTAATACGGTGCTGAAG GTATTTTATAGGATGAAGTACAACCCAGCTGGAGAGATCATGAATGTGACGTTGTCTCTTGTGCTTGGATTTGTGAATGAAGCAGCACTGAATCTTGAGCAGGAGTTTCATATCACATTTGTGCAG GAAGGTCAGGAGGAGGCTGTTTTCCCCTCCAGTGGAAATCCAGGTTATGTGTTCGGACTTCCTCTTGTGTCTGGAACAAAAACAGTAGA TGGGATTGTCAGAAGCATTGACCCCAGagacactctctctctcctgcacaGCGCTCACAACCAGGACTGTCTTGGAGGACGACATCAGCGTTCACCGATTTTGTtcggtctggactctgtgtcCGGCTGCACACTAAG ACTGGCCGACGCAGTAAACTGCTCACAGGTCCATCAGGTGCTCTTGGACGTTCTGAGGGGGCCAAACTATCCACAGTACGTGGCTTCATTTGGAAACTCAGCGCTAGGCTCTCCCCTGGACTGGGTGCCCATTAAGAGCAACGTGAACCTTGGG GAAGCACAGAGTTGCAGCATACCATTGTCTCTTCATTTAGAAATCCAGTGGACCAAATATGGATCCTTGGTGAACCCCCAGGCTCAGATAGTGAGCGTCAATGAAATCATCCAAACCAACACCAGCAGTTTG GCTCTGCTCTCTGCAGGCAGCAGCATCCTGCCAGTCAGCACCTCAGTGAGCTTCACACCTGTGTCTGCACCCGCTCTTCCTGGTTACAGAGCCATGCCCACCTTCAACGCCAAACTGCCTTTCCACTTCTTCTACCCTTTtgtctga
- the hvcn1 gene encoding voltage-gated hydrogen channel 1 gives MAQYLKYFTTVGDKQTAQFEFEELHTASEELSPATGQFPPTLTFRGALKRLYSSDRFQVAVVCLVCLDAIFVLAELLIDLSVIKLEHGHIAPEVFHYLSLALLTFFMVELAGKLYAYRLEFFQHKFEVFDGVVVVISFVLDIVFIFHEDAFDGMGLLILLRLWRVARIINGILVSVKTRAHQQIHKLKESYDHLVQRVTELQERADKLEKENQRLQALLKKNGIDF, from the exons ATGGCTCAGTACCTTAAGTATTTTACCACTGTGGGCGATAAGCAGACGGCCCAGTTTGAGTTTGAGGAGCTGCATACAGCCAGCGAGgagctgagcccagccaccggACAGTTCCCACCAACGCTGACCTTCAGGGGCGCTCTGAAGAGACTCTACAGCTCTGACCGATTCCAG GTGGCGGTggtttgtttggtttgtttggaCGCCATCTTTGTTCTGGCGGAGCTGCTTATAGATTTGTCGGTTATCAAGCTGGAGCACGGACACATCGCTCCTGAG GTCTTTCACTACCTGAGCCTGGCTCTCCTCACCTTCTTCATGGTGGAGCTGGCTGGTAAACTGTACGCTTACCGCCTGGAGTTCTTTCAGCACAAATTTGAGGTGTTTGATGGTGTGGTAGTGGTGATTTCTTTCGTGTTGGATATTGTCTTCATCTTCCACGAGGATGCCTTTGATGGGATGGGACTCCTTATCCTGCTGCGACTCTGGAGGGTGGCCAGAATCATCAACG GTATCCTGGTGTCTGTGAAGACCCGAGCACACCAGCAGATCCACAAACTGAAGGAGAGCTACGACCACTTGGTTCAGAGAGTCACAGAGCTGCAGGAGCGTgcggataaactg gaaaaagaaaaccagAGACTCCAGGCTCTGCTGAAGAAGAATGGAATAGACTTCTAA